One stretch of Lacimicrobium alkaliphilum DNA includes these proteins:
- a CDS encoding NADH:ubiquinone reductase (Na(+)-transporting) subunit B, with product MSLKDYLEKIEPDFEPGGKYEKWYALYEAAATIFYTPGKVNKAVTHVRDSIDLKRIMIMVWMATFPAMFYGMYNVGLQANEALLAGASWADTVDVYWQAGLFSALGGELGTQAAGWGSMLLYGACFFVPIYAVTFIVGGFWEVLFASVRKHEVNEGFFVTSVLFALTLPATIPLWQVALGITFGVVIAKEVFGGTGRNFLNPALSGRAFLYFAYPAQISGDAIWTAADGFSGATALSQAASGDLDYADTQLWWDSFFGNIQGSVGEVSTLALLIGGLFIMYMRIASWRIVLGVLFGMALFSTLLNMIGSDTNFMFDMPWYWHLVTGGFAFGMLFMATDPVSASFTNQGKWAYGIMIGFMCVMIRVLNPAFPEGMMLAILFANLWAPLFDYFVVQGNIKRRMARVS from the coding sequence ATGAGTTTAAAAGATTATCTTGAGAAAATAGAACCTGATTTTGAGCCGGGTGGTAAGTATGAGAAATGGTACGCTTTGTATGAAGCGGCGGCCACGATCTTCTATACACCAGGCAAGGTAAATAAAGCCGTTACTCATGTGCGCGACAGCATCGATCTTAAGCGCATTATGATTATGGTGTGGATGGCCACATTCCCGGCTATGTTCTACGGCATGTATAATGTAGGTCTGCAGGCAAATGAAGCCTTGCTGGCCGGTGCATCCTGGGCCGATACGGTGGATGTATACTGGCAGGCAGGGTTGTTCTCAGCCTTAGGCGGTGAGTTAGGCACCCAGGCTGCAGGCTGGGGTTCAATGCTGCTCTATGGCGCCTGTTTCTTTGTACCTATCTATGCCGTGACCTTTATTGTCGGTGGTTTCTGGGAAGTGCTGTTTGCTTCTGTGCGCAAACATGAAGTTAATGAAGGTTTCTTCGTCACTTCGGTATTGTTTGCACTGACGCTTCCGGCCACTATCCCGCTGTGGCAGGTGGCACTGGGTATTACTTTCGGTGTGGTCATTGCCAAAGAAGTGTTTGGTGGTACCGGCAGAAACTTCCTTAACCCGGCGCTTTCCGGTCGTGCATTCCTGTACTTTGCCTACCCGGCACAGATTTCCGGTGATGCTATCTGGACAGCGGCTGACGGTTTCTCAGGCGCTACGGCTTTGAGCCAGGCGGCCAGCGGTGATCTGGACTATGCCGATACCCAGCTGTGGTGGGACTCATTCTTTGGCAACATTCAGGGCTCTGTGGGTGAAGTCTCTACTCTGGCGCTGCTGATCGGCGGTCTGTTTATCATGTATATGCGCATCGCTTCATGGCGTATTGTGCTGGGCGTGCTGTTTGGTATGGCGCTGTTCAGTACCTTGCTCAACATGATTGGCAGTGACACTAATTTCATGTTTGACATGCCCTGGTACTGGCATCTGGTAACCGGTGGTTTTGCCTTCGGTATGCTGTTTATGGCGACAGATCCTGTGTCTGCTTCATTTACCAATCAGGGTAAATGGGCGTACGGCATTATGATCGGCTTTATGTGTGTGATGATTCGCGTGCTCAATCCCGCTTTCCCGGAAGGCATGATGTTAGCCATCCTGTTCGCTAACCTGTGGGCACCTTTGTTCGACTACTTCGTTGTGCAGGGCAATATCAAACGGAGGATGGCACGTGTCAGCTAA
- a CDS encoding Na(+)-translocating NADH-quinone reductase subunit A — protein sequence MIKITKGLDLPIKGAPQQQIQDGPRVNRVAVLGEEYVGMRPTMHVQVEDKVKKGQLLFEDKKNPGVKFTAPAAGTVVEVNRGARRVLQSVVIELDGDDKESFPSFDESKLDNLERDEVEKNLVDSGLWVALRTRPYSKSPALGSKPAAIFVNAMDTNPLAADPAPIIAERQQDFINGLKVLSNLTEGKLYVSKAAGADIGVGDAKAEVNEFAGPHPAGLVGTHIHFLDSAGPNKVVWHINYQDVMAYGAFFTTGEIDNRRVIAIGGPAAKNPRLLRTILGASTEQLTAGEMTGGDIRVVSGSVLCGTNAHGVHGYLGRFHLQLSLLAEGNQKELFGWLRPGRDMHSVTRAYLGHLSPKRLFNMTTSTNGSDRAMVPIGNYERIMPLDILPTMLLRDLLSGDTDSAQLLGCMELDEEDLGLCTYVCPGKYNYGPVLRECLTKIEKEG from the coding sequence GGTAAACCGGGTGGCTGTGCTGGGAGAAGAGTATGTCGGGATGCGTCCTACCATGCATGTGCAGGTAGAAGACAAGGTCAAGAAAGGGCAGTTACTGTTCGAAGACAAAAAGAATCCTGGCGTTAAATTTACTGCACCTGCTGCCGGTACCGTGGTTGAAGTTAACCGTGGCGCCCGTCGGGTGTTGCAATCGGTAGTGATTGAACTGGATGGAGACGATAAAGAAAGCTTCCCCAGCTTCGACGAATCCAAACTCGACAATCTGGAACGCGACGAGGTAGAGAAAAACCTGGTCGATTCAGGATTGTGGGTTGCGCTTCGGACACGCCCGTACAGCAAATCACCTGCATTAGGGTCTAAGCCCGCGGCGATTTTTGTCAATGCCATGGATACCAACCCATTGGCGGCCGATCCGGCCCCCATTATTGCTGAACGCCAGCAGGACTTTATCAATGGTTTGAAGGTGTTGAGTAATCTGACCGAGGGCAAACTCTATGTGAGTAAAGCCGCCGGAGCTGATATCGGTGTTGGTGATGCCAAAGCTGAGGTGAATGAATTTGCCGGCCCTCATCCGGCTGGTCTGGTGGGTACACACATCCATTTCCTGGACTCTGCTGGTCCCAACAAGGTGGTCTGGCATATCAATTATCAGGATGTGATGGCCTATGGTGCGTTCTTTACCACTGGTGAGATTGATAATCGCCGGGTAATCGCCATCGGCGGGCCTGCTGCCAAAAACCCTCGCTTGCTGCGCACTATTCTGGGCGCCAGCACCGAGCAGCTCACAGCCGGTGAGATGACTGGTGGTGATATCCGCGTGGTATCCGGCTCGGTACTTTGTGGTACCAATGCCCACGGTGTGCATGGTTATCTGGGACGCTTCCATCTGCAACTGAGCTTGCTGGCAGAGGGCAATCAGAAAGAACTCTTTGGCTGGCTGCGACCTGGGCGGGATATGCACTCTGTTACCCGCGCTTATCTTGGTCACCTTTCGCCCAAACGGCTGTTCAATATGACTACCTCCACCAATGGTTCAGATAGGGCTATGGTGCCGATTGGTAATTATGAGCGCATCATGCCGCTGGATATTTTACCCACCATGTTGTTGAGAGATCTGCTCTCCGGTGATACTGACAGCGCTCAGTTGCTGGGATGTATGGAATTGGATGAAGAAGATCTTGGATTGTGCACTTATGTGTGCCCTGGCAAGTATAACTATGGACCCGTCCTGCGTGAATGCTTGACCAAAATTGAGAAAGAGGGCTGA